The nucleotide sequence GCTCGAGAGAGCGTGCACGACGTCGGGTTCCGCGGGACTTCCCAGGATGACACAGACCTCCGAGCCGTGGAGTGAGACGACAGCTGGCCGGTCCCGGAGCGCAGCACGCGTGGTGTTCAGGGCCTGATATCGCTCCGAGGGGCTCGTGGCGATGGCCAGGACTGCCGATGGTTCGGTAGCCGTGATCCCATACGATTGCGCTGCGGCGGTGAGCGCATGGCGGTCTCCGGACCGGTCCGATACCAGGTCGTCGAAGAGGGCCGATTGGGCCCGGTTGTACGCATCGATCAGGCTGCGCTCGAAAAGCATGATCGCGCCGACGAAGGTGGCGGCACGCTCGAGCAGCTGGGCCTCGATCTGCTCCACCGGGCCTCGTGCGACGAGGGTCGCAATCTGCTCGTCGCCTGAGGTGACGGACACGACGACGTACGGTCTGCGGTCCCAGCGGACGCCCACGGAGCGGCCGCTTTGCGTGGAGCTTGCGACAGCGGCCCGAACCTCCCAATGATCGAACGCCTGGCGCGGGAGCAGCGGCTGTCCTGCGACCAGTCGGCCTCGTGCGTCATGGATCCCGACAGCCATGTGGACAGCCTCGCTTAGGGTTCCGGCCACGCCGGTCAGCCCGGTCGGTGCCACCAAGCTCTGCACCATCTGATCGTCGAGGCGAAGCACCTTCTCAACGCGCTTCAACCGCTCCTCCCCCTGGCCCTCAGCACTCTTCACCTGCGTTGCCAGTGCTGCATTCTCCGCGACCAACCTCGATTGCTCTACCGCGATCGCTCCGAGCTCAGCCATACGCTCCAACGCCTCGACAGCGCCGCGGGGGAAATGGGTCGCAGTGCGATCGGCCACGAGCAACCCGCCGATCACGCGGCCTCCTACGCGAAGCGGCGCGCCCATGATGGCGACCACACCCTCCTCTCTGACGATCTCGTCGATGTCCGGAAGATGATTCATGTCCGAGTCGGAGAGGTAGTCCGCCGTCTGCACCACGGCACCTCCGGCGGCGACCGCACCCAGCACACCCGTTCCGAGCGGCATCCGGATGCTCCGGTAGGCCTCCGTCCGAACTCCGTCGGTAACGTGGATGTAGGTCTCGCCGGCAGCGAGGTCATTCAGGCTCAGGTAGGCCATGTCGGTGCCGAGGAGTCGGCGCGTGTGGCGCACGATCGCCCGAGAGACGAGAACGCCGTCTCTCACATTTGCGATGTCTGAGGCGGACTCGCGCATGGCGCGCAGAACGGCTGCGGTCGAGGGCGGGCTGGTTTGGTTCGGGCGTTCCACCCGAGCATCGTAGCGTCGGCATGGCACGGTAGGCCATTCATTATCGGTCTTAATGTGCCATCGGGCCATAGCGATATCTCGTCGAACGCGGGAGGGTTGCACAACCGCAGGTCGCGGTGGCCCTGAACCGACCAACAAGCAACGGAGGTTGTTGTGACTGAAATGCGCGTCCACGTGCTGTCCACCGGTGTTATGGAGACAGACCTGACCTGGCTTCTCCTCAAAGGGGGCCGAACGATCCGCGACCGATTCCACAAGGATGACCCCGTCGTGTGGGGTGACTGTCCCACTCATGCAGTCCTGATCGAACACCCCGAAGGGCGGATCTTGTGGGACACCGGGGTCCCACGCGACTGGGAACAGCGGTGGGCGCCGACAGGTTTCCAAGACTTCTTCCCCGTCCGTGAACCCGTCAACGGCCCCGGATACCTGGACAGTTCGCTCGCACAGCTCGAGCTCACCGCCGATGACATCGACATCCTCGTCCTCTCGCATCTCCACTTCGACCATGCGGCCAACGCGAAGATGTTCGACAACGGCAAGACCCGTATCGTCGCCAACCACACCGAGATCTCCGAAGCCCTGAAAATAGAGGGCTACTCCCAGGGCGCGCACATCGTCGACGACTACCGCGACCTCCCTCTTGAAGGGATCAGCGGCGATGTGGAGATCGTTCCCGGCGTGAGCGTGATCGAGACTCCCGGGCACACCTGGGGGACCATGTCGCTCAGGGTCGACCTCGAGAACGAGGGGACGAAGATCTTCACCTCGGATGCGGTGTACCTGGCCGACAGCTTCGGGCCACCCGCGGTGGGTGCGGCGATCGTGTGGGACAACCTTCGCTGGCTGGAATCGGTCGAGAAGCTCCGCGGAATCGCAGATGCCACCGGCGCTGAGGTCATCTTCGGTCACGACGGTGAGCAGGCGAAGACGCTCCGGTATGCCCCCGACGGCTTCTACAACTGAGCGGAATGGACCGATGATCCTTTACGACTACCAGTGCGTCAACAGCCACCGCTTCGAAGCCGCTGTGCGATCGATGGCGGACGCCAGCCCGAACTGTCCGACGTGCGGTGCGGAGACCGCCAGGCGTCCCTCGCGGGTCCAGCTCGGCGGGCGGGCGTCCACCGGACCCAGCCGGGAGCAGATGCCGAAGAGCTGGAACGCAGTCCGCGGCGGCGACAAGGAGACAGTGCGCCGATGGCACGATCTGGCCGCCAAACGGGAAAAGCTCGAAGAACGCCATCCCGAACTCGCCGGCGATCGGCGACCCGTCCTCGCGCACGAAGGGATCTTCCGCGAGAAGCCCCTTCGCGCGGGCGACGACATCGCGAAGTCGGTGTCCGAAGCCGTCGCCACTTCGAAGGAGAAGGAGAAATGAAGATCACAGGCGCTGTCCTCCACCAGATCGGCTTGAGCCGTCCCTATTCCCAGTCGCAGCCGCTCACCGTGGAAGAGCTGGAACTCGATCCGCCGGGCCCAGGCGAGGTTCTGGTCCGGATCGAAGCGGCCGGACTCTGCCATTCCGACCTGTCCGTCGTCGACGGCAACCGGATGCGACCGGTGCCCATGCTTCTTGGGCACGAGGCCGCTGGGCGCGTCGTCGAACTGGGGGACGGCGTTGAGGACCTGAAGGTGGGGCAGCGTGTGGTCATGGCGTTCCTGCCGAGATGCGGTGAATGCGCGAATTGCCTCACGGAAGGGCGGCTGCCCTGCATCCCCGGCTCTGCTGCGAACAACGCCGGGACGCTGCTGTCCGGTGAGCGCCGCCTGCATGCGGACGGCGATGAGGTCTTCCATCATCTGGGGGTGTCCGGATTCGCGTCCCACGCTGTCATCGATCGGCGCTCCATGGTTCCGGTCGACGACGACATCCCGCCGCAGATCGCAGCCGTCCTGGGATGTGCGGTGCTGACCGGGGGAGGGGCGGTTCTCAATGCGGGCAAGCCCCACGAGGGAGACACCATCGTTGTCGTCGGTTTGGGCGGGGTCGGCATGGCCGCCCTCATCACGGCGGTCTCCCTCGGTCTCGGGGAGGTGATCGGCATCGATGCCGTCCCCGAGAAACTGGAGCGGGCGCGAGAGCTGGGTGCCACCGCTGCGTACACCCCCCAAGAAGCCATCGAGCGAGGAGTCAAAGCCGCTGTCGTCGTCGAAGCGGCCGGGCATCCTCGTGCGTTCGAAACAGCTATCGCTCTGACAGGTGTGGGAGGGAAAACGGTCACGGTCGGCCTTCCCGCGCCGGCCGCGGAGTCGATCGTCAAGCCGCTCGGTGTCACCGCCGAGGCGCGCACAATCGTCGGAAGCTACCTCGGCTCCGCCGTTCCCTCGCGGGACATTCCGACTTACGCCCAGCTGTGGCGCGAAGGACGGCTTCCCGTCGACGCGCTCGTATCTTCCACGATCACACTCGAACAGGTGAACCAAGCGCTCGACGAGCTCGCCGACGGTCACGCGTTACGGCAGATCATCCTGTTCCCCGAACCCGATTCGAGCTCAACAGTGGAAGGCAGCCGAGAATGACACACCCGCGCGAGGAATCCCTCCTGGCAAGCGTGCCGGACCTCCTGCTCATCGGCGGCCGCTGGCGTGCGGCCGCACACGGGAACACCTTTGCCGTCGAAGACCCGTCCACCGGCGAGATCATCGCACGAGTCGCCGATGCCAGCCCCGAGGACGGCACTGCGGCCCTCGACGCCGCCGTCGCCGCTCAGAGCGGATGGGCGGCCACCCCGCCGCGGGTACGAGGCGAGATCCTGCGACGGGGCTTCGAAGCGGTGACCGCCAGATCCGAAGACTTCGCGTTGCTGATGTCGCTCGAGATGGGAAAGTCTCTCGCAGAAGCTCGCGGTGAGGTCGCCTATGGTGCGGAGTTCCTCCGGTGGTTCGCAGAGGAAGCCGTCAGAGTAAGCGGCCGGTACACCCAGGCCCCCGACGGCAAATCCCGCCTGCTGGTGCTCAAGAAGCCGGTCGGCCCGTCCCTTCTCATCACCCCATGGAACTTCCCCTTGGCAATGGCCACCCGCAAGATCGCTCCGGCCATCGCGGCCGGCTGCACGATGGTCATGAAGCCGGCCGCGCTCACACCTCTCACGACCCTCCTCCTGGCCGAAGTGCTCGAGACGGCAGGCTTGCCGGCCGGAGTTCTCAATGTGATCCCCACGAGCACAGCTCGCGCCGTCACAGGCCCGCTCATCGCCGACCCACGGCTCCGAAAGCTCTCCTTCACCGGTTCGACCGAGGTGGGACGCGGACTGATCGCCGACGCCGCGCAGAATGTCCTACGGACGTCGATGGAACTCGGGGGAAACGCTCCGTTCATCGTGTTCGAAGACGCCGACCTCGATTTGGCTGTAGCCGGTGCGCTCGCCGCCAAACTCAGAAACATCGGGGAAGCATGCACAGCGGCGAACCGGTTCTATGTGCACGAGTCCGTCGCGGATGAATTCACCCGACGCCTGGCCGACGGCATGAGCGCGATGAAGATCGGCCGCGGCGTCGAACCAGACACCCAGCTCGGTCCGCTGATCGACGAGGCCAGCCGGCGGAAAGTGGAAGCCCTCGTCGACGACGCCATCGGCCTGGGAGCCGTAGCTCTCGTCGGAGGGAAGGCGGTGGACGGTCCGGGCTATTTCTATGAACCCACCGTCTTGACCGACGTGCCGCCCGAGGCGCGAGTGTTCGCTGAGGAGATCTTCGGACCCGTCGCCCCGATCGCCACCTTCCGAACGGAAGAACAGGCGGTCAGGCTGGCCAACGACACGCCGTTCGGGCTGATCGGGTACGTCTTCACCCGTGACCTCGCCCGGGCGTTCCGCATGATCGAAGCGCTTGAAACGGGCATGGTCGGGCTCAATTCCGGGGTGATCTCGAATCCCGCTGCACCCTTCGGCGGGGTCAAGCAGTCCGGGCTGGGCCGGGAGGGGGGCCTGGAGGGCATCGAGGAGTACCTCGAGACCACCTACGTCGGCATGGCCGATCCCAACCTCTGATCCAGTCCCATTTTTCCCAACGTTCGAAGGAGAACGAAAAGCATGTCCGCACGCGCAGCATCGACCGTGGTGATCGGGATCCTGGCGGCTCTGGCCTGCCTGCTCACCGCCACACTTGTCCCCATCCCCGTCTGGGTCCTGTTCGTCGGATGGGCATCCTTCTTCACAGCGGGAGGCGGCGTCGCCGGCCTCGCCAGATCGGTGATCATGAATCTCGTGGGAATGGTCATTGCGGCGCTCGCGCTCGTGGCGATCACGGCAGCCGGAGGCAACGTCTGGGTGCTGACGATCTCCGTCGGTGTGGGCGCCGCGACCCTCGTGGCGTCGAGCCGGATCGCCCTGTTGGCGGCGACGCCCGCCGGGTTCCTCGGTTTCGCGGCCACCTTCGGGTTCTTCACGGCGGGTGCGAAGCTGACGGCGCCATTCGGGTTCGACTACCCGTTGGTCCTGCTGACGGTCGCATTCGTGGCCGGCGCGCTGTTCGGTATCGCGTCCGAGAAAGCTGGAGCGGTGCTCGCTTCCCGGAAGACATCGGCCCGCGCGACGAGCTCTGCCGACGCATGAGGCGCCGACGATGAACCACGTGGCGATGGTCCCGGATATCTCCACCAAGGATGAAGCGGTCCTTCATGTCGAGGGCGGCGGCGTCGCGGGGCGACCGGTTCTCCTGCTGCACGGTCTCGGCTACGCCTCATGGGCTGGACACCCCCTTCGCTTGCGCCTTTCTCCGACCGTGCGCCTCCTCTCGCTCGACAATCGTGGAACAGGCAGATCGTCGCGGGGAAGCGCACCCATATCGATCGATCGCTTCGCCTCCGACGCTGCGACCGTCTTGGAGCAGCTGCGAGAGCGGGGGATGGGCCGGACACCGGTGATCGGTCATTCGATGGGTGGATACATCGCGCAGCTGCTCGCCGTCGCTCGCCCCGACCTGGTGTCTCACGTGGTGCTGGTGAGCACGAGCGGGGGCGGCCCGACCGCGACGCCCGTCCCCGAAGCCACCCGCCGATTGTGGCTGGACTCGTCGACGCTCCCTGCGGACGAATACGCCGTACGCACCATGCCCGTGTCCTTCGCAGAGGGATGGCCGGCACAGCACGCCGATGCCTACCAGGAGCTGCTGGCGGCCCGCCTTCGATATCTCACACCCCCCACGGTGTGGCGGGAGCAGTACGACGCCTGCGAACGGTTCCTCGAGGCGGGGTACGACCACTCCCAGCTCACCACTCCCGCGCTCATCCTGCACGGCAGCGCCGATCGGGTGGTCCCTGTCGAGAATGGCCGGGATCTCCACTGGACCCTACCCTCCTCCCGCTACCGCGAGGTCGAAGGAGCTGGGCACGCACTTCATCTTGAGCACCCGGAGATCGTCGCGTCTGAGATCAATGATTTCCTCACAACCGATCACGCTAGTAATAAGGAGTAAGAACATGCCGAGCATCGAAGTCGCCCCCGGCGTCCGCATGGCCTACGAGGATCGGGGAGCAGGAGACCCGATCGTATTCGTCCACGGCTGGGGTGGGGCCGGAGATGTCTGGGACTATCAGATCCTCGACCTCGCGCCCACCCACCGTTGCATCACCGTCGACCTGCGTGGTCACGGCGCCTCGGACAAGCCATGGGGTGACTACAACTACGACATGTTCGTCGAAGACCTGCATACTCTCATCACCGATCTGGACTTGACCGAGGTCACTCTAGTGGGTTGGTCCATGGGCGGACACATCGGCCTCAGGTACGCGCACGAGCATCCCGGCCGCATTCGACACCTCGTGCTCACGGGGAGCGGACCACGGTTCTGGGAAGCACCCGACGCTCCGTTCGGCACTCCATCGGACCAGGTGCAACCTCTTATCGACGCCGTCCGTTGGGCGCGCACCGAGACGATCGCCGGCCTGTACGGCAGCAACTTCCATCGTGACGACCTCAGCGCGACGGAGCAGTGGTTCGTTCAGACAGGGTGGAAGGTTCCGGCCTTCGTCGGTCTGACGAGCTTTCAGGCCCTGATCGACAACGACCTTCGAGAGATCCTGCCCGAGATCGACCTTCCCGTCGCGGTCTTCAGTGGGCGCCACGACCAGATCTGGGATCCGCGGTGGTCAGAGGAGACCGCTCGCCGCATCCCGAATGCCACTCTCACCTGGTTCGAGAACAGCGGTCACGTCGCCTTCATCGAGAACCGGATCGAGTGGAACGCCGCTCTGCTGGACGTGCTGGAGGGAAGGTCGCCGGCCGGTTCCCTCGGGTCGGCAGGGAGTGCGGCAACGGCCTGAGGTGTGTATCGCACACAACACTCTCTCGGCCTGTCATCTTTCGCGCTCGAGAGATCTGGGTCGGTCCTCCGTTCGTTCGACATCACGGTCGGCGACCATCAGCCGATCGGGTGCGAGAACGCGTTCGATGCCCAGGACCAGCCCGCCGGCGGCACCGGAATCGAAGCCCAACGCAGGTCTGACCAGAGTGAGCTCCCGCGTCGAGATGGGCAGCGCCTGCTGGTAGACGATGCTGCGCACGGTGGCGAGGAGTTCCTCGTCGGCGTCGGCGAGCGAGCCCCCGAGCACGATCCGGTGCGGATTGATGACATGCACGAGGTTGGCTATCGCCTCCCCGAGATGCTGGTCGGCCCGGCGGACGCTGGCTCTGACCTCTGGATCCCCTTCGGCCAGCCGGCGCAAGAAGAGGTCTCGCTCGTCGCGGGTCGTCGGCGTGGCGGGAGCTGCTCCGGTCATCGAACGGGTGAGTGCACCCACGGAAGCGATCGTTTCCAGGCAACCGTGGCTCCCGCAGACACAGATGTCGTCGTGCCCCGTGACCTTCAGGTGCGCGATCTCGCCCGAGGACCCGTCTGCGCCGCGCATCAGAACTCCATCCGATGTGACGATCCCGACTCCGATCCCAGTACCGACCTTGACGTACAGCAGGGGCCCGGAGAACTCGGAGCTCGCGCGCGCTTCACCGAGGGCGCGAAGATTGACGTCGTTCTCGAGAATGACGTCGCAACGGAGCGCTTCGCTGACGTACTGGATGACGGGGAAGCGGTCCCAGCCCGGCATGAAGGGAGGCCGCACGATTGACCCGTCCCGATGATCTACCGGCGCCGGCAGTCCGATCACAGCTATCACCGCGCGATGGGGAAGATCGGAGAGGATCTCTCGGAAGCCGGCCACGATCGCTTCGAGCACGACATCGGGTCCGTTGGAGAACTCGATCTGGATGTGTGCTTCCGCGACAGCATGCTGACGGATGTCGAACACCTTCAGGTTCGACCAATGGCGGCCGCAATCGGCCACCAGGACATACCCGTAGCTCGGGTCGAGCTCGAGGACCGCCGCCGCCCTGCCACGTCCGCCCGATTGCTGATAACCCTGAGTGCGAACGACTCCGCGGTGCAGGAGTTCGCGCACCCCCGCATCGACGGTGGATCGAGCCAGCCCGCTCGTGCGGACCAACTCGGGCTTCGATGCGGCGGCGCCGCTCGCGAGCAGTCGTGCGAGCGTACTCGCCAGAAGGTCCTCGTCAATCCGCGCCGACAGGGCTGGAGCGGCGATTCTCAAAGACGGCATGCAGCACCTGCCCTTCTTCATCGATGGAGACCCTATCAACGACCGCTGCGGACGATATTAGTCCGACTAATGCGGTTTAAAAGCGCAAAAGAGACATTGATTACGCCCTCCCAATGCGTTTGAGTCACTATCACGTCGGTACACCTAAGGTGACCGGATCTTTAGAGCTCGAGGAGGAGCACGGTGGCCCACATGTTGACATGCTCAGCCGACCAGGTAGGTGGCGGCAGTGTTTGACGAGCTGATGCTCCCCGATCAGGCGGATCTAGTGGGACCGACGATGGGCGGCACGGCGGCCGTCGGCCTTCGACTCCCGTGGTACCGGTCGCTCCCGCTTTCGTGCGTGGAGGCTGTTGCCATCTCGATCGATGACGACACGGTCGATGGCGAGGGCATGACGATCAGCGTCGGAGACGCCGAACACCCGGTCGCCGATCTCGGTGGGTTGGCCGAAGTCGAGTGGTTCGTGCTGGACCGGGCAACGGTCCGTTTCACAAGGCCGGACGGGCTGCAGCCGGGCATGCACAGCGTCGCTCTCACGCTGACACTCCGGATTCCCTACGCAGAGCCGGAGTACTGGCCCATCGACTTCACGCAGACGGCCGAACATTCACGCACCGTCGAATTCCTCGGTAAGGACAGCTGATGACCCTCAAACTCGGAGTCACGCTCTACAGCTTCAACGTCGACTACTACACGTATCGCTACTCACTCCAGGACTGCTTCGCCGCGGCCGGCTCGCTGGGCGAGGGCCAAGGGGTCGAGATCGTCGGTCCGCAGATGATCCGCGGGTTCCCGGTACTCACCCCGGAATTCGAGTACACGTTCCGCAAACTCGTCGACCAATACGGGCTCCAACCCAGCGCGTACGGCGCATACGCCGACCGCGAGCGCTTTCGCGGCCGGCTGGCCAGCAGAGATGAACAGATCGACTACCTGCGGTTGCAGATACGCGCTGCTGCCCGACTGGGCTTCCCTGTCATCCGCACGCAGGTGGCCGAGTCGGTCATCAACGACCTGCTGCCCTACGCCGAGAAGTACGACGTGAAGATGGGAATGGAGATCCATGCGCCGATGACGGTGGAGGCGTTGAAGCCAGCGATCGAGAAGGTCCAGAAGATCGACTCCCCGTATCTGGGGTTCACTCCCGACAGCGGGGCGTTCTGCCACTCGCCGGCGGCGATCTACGTAAAACGGTTCACCGACCAGGGCGTGCCGGAACAGGTGATCGACCATGTGCTCAGAGGGTGGAGGCAACGCACTCCGGTGGAGCAGCTGCGTCAGGAAGTGGCGGACCTGGGCGGGGGCGCCCTCGGCGACCTCATGGCTCTAGAGAGCGAGGTCTACTTCGGTCACGGCCACCCCCAGGATCTTGTGCCGCTCCTACCTCACATCGTCCACGCGCACGGCAAGTTCTACGGCATCGACGAGTCGGGAACGGACTCCGCCGTGCGATTCCCGGAGATCGTCTCCGTCCTGCTCGATGGCGGCTACGACGGATTCATCTCCTGCGAATACGAGGGGCACCACTGGGACACCGAACTCAGTGCCCTCGATCAGATCCGCACCGTGCAAGGATTCCTGCGCAGGCAGATCGAGACGAAGGCCGCCGCATGAGCGTTCAGCTGTCACAGCGATTCGACGTGATCGTCGTGGGCTCCGGCGCCGCCGGAAGCATCGCCGTGAAAGAGCTCACCGAACGCGGCCTCGAGGTCCTGCTGCTCGAGGCCGGACCGGACATCAGCGAGGCCGACTTCGCGCCGCTGCCGCCAGAGCCCGTGCGGCCCATGGGGATCGGTCTCTACCCACGCGCCAAGGCAGCAGTACTGCGCCGCCAGCCGATCCAGGTGCGTCGTGCGTTCTTCAGCGAGAAGACCAGCCCGTTCCTCGTGAACGACCTTCAGAACCCGTACTCGGTCAAGGGGCAGGACTTCCTCTGGGTTCGTGGGCGACAACTCGGTGGACGACTCCACTCGTACGGGCGCGTGCTCCTTCGCAGTTCCGATTACGACTTCGACGGAGGGGCGGGCCGCGAGCGCGGCGCCCAGCGTTGGCCCCTCCGCTATGCCGACGTCGAGCCGTGGTACGACCGCGTCGAGGAGTTCCTCGGGCTGTACGGCAACACCGACGGCGTCCCCATCCTCCCCGACGGGAAGTATATCGGGGCGTCGTCGCTCACGGAGGCTGAGCGCGATTTCGCGGAGAAGACCCGAGAACGATGGCCGGAGCGTCGCGGCATCGCGTGGCGGTATGCCGCACCGAACCCTCAGCGCGTCCCTCTGGGCATCCTGGCCGCGCGACGCACGGGCAGGCTGACCACCAGGACGGATGCTGTCGTGCGCCAGATCACGATCGACGATCGGACGGGCCTCGCGGATGGCGCTGTGTTCATCGACCGGGTGACGAAACGTGCGCATCGAGTCTTCGCCGACATCGTGATGCTGTGCGCGTCCACCATCGAGTCGGTGCGGCTTCTGGCCAACTCGGGCAGCGCACGCCACCCGGACGGTCTCGCCAATTCCTCCGGGCTCGTCGGCCATTACTTCATGGACCAGACTCCGGCACTCCTCTTCGGTGACACGCCTCGTTTCCGCGGATGGGAGGACGACACGTCAGCGCCCGTTGACGCGTACTACGCCGCGGCCGGCGGGCTGTATCTCCCCATGATGGACGGCTTCGCACCCGGTTCGCCTTACGTCGGCGGATACGCGGTGCAAGGGGTGCTGGGGCGAATTCCTGTCCCGCCCGGGCATCCGGGAGCAGTCGGAATGATGGGCTTCGGCGAGATGCTTCCCCACCGCGAGAACCACATCACCATTCACCGTCGCCGCAACGATGCCTGGGGCGTCCCCATCCCTAGGATCCACGTGACGCTGACCGACAACGAGAGGGCCCTTCTCCGGGAACAGGTTCGCGGGATGCGGGAGATGGCCGAGAACGCAGGTGTGCGCGTCAACTTCGCCGGGTCCACACTGGGCCTCGACTCGAAACGGGTCTTCCCCGACGCGGATCCGTTCAGCCGCGCCATCTTCCGAGCCTCGTTCACCAAGAGCCTCGCGATCGGTGCCGCGATCCACGAATGCGGAGGCGCACGAATGGGAGACGATCCCGCCACAGCGGTCCTCAACCCGTTCAACCAGGCGTGGGACGTGCCCAACCTGTTCGTCACGGACGCCAGCAGCTACGTCACCAACGGCATCGTCGGTCCGACCCTCACCATCATGGCGTTGACCGCCCGGGCCTGCGCGCACGTCGCGTCCGAACATGCCGCGGGTACTCTCACCCGCCACCGCGCAGGGGCGGTGGGCGAATGACCGCGCGCAGCCCGTCGGAGCATGCTGGAGCACCTGAAGGCGAACAGCAGACGACCGTGCTCTACAGGCCCGGCAACCCGCTCTCGCTTTCCGAGCCGCCCATACCCGAGTTCAGGCCGGGGACCCGTCTGCTTCCCGCGGCCTCTGTGCACGCAGAGGGGGCGCGGCCTCTCCCGGTGGACATCGAGGTGTTCGACGATGTCGCCATCACGCTTTCGGATGGGACGACGCTCTACGCCGACGTCTACAGGCGCGCCGGCACGGCTGCTATACCCGCGATTCTCCTGTACACCATCTACAGCAAGCGCGGCGGCTACTGGAACGCGAACGTCAACGCCACTCGCTTCGGCGTGCCGGCTGAGCAGCTCTCAGGGCTCCAGCCGTTCGAAGCGCTCGACCCGGCGGCGTGGTGCCAGCACGGCTACGCGCTCGTGGTCGTCGACGCACGCGGCACCGGGCACTCCGGCGGGGACTTCCGGTTCCTCGGCTCCACGACAGCCGGCGACGTCGCCGATGTCGTGGAGTGGACGGCCGCTCAAA is from Leifsonia sp. 466MF and encodes:
- a CDS encoding GMC oxidoreductase, yielding MSVQLSQRFDVIVVGSGAAGSIAVKELTERGLEVLLLEAGPDISEADFAPLPPEPVRPMGIGLYPRAKAAVLRRQPIQVRRAFFSEKTSPFLVNDLQNPYSVKGQDFLWVRGRQLGGRLHSYGRVLLRSSDYDFDGGAGRERGAQRWPLRYADVEPWYDRVEEFLGLYGNTDGVPILPDGKYIGASSLTEAERDFAEKTRERWPERRGIAWRYAAPNPQRVPLGILAARRTGRLTTRTDAVVRQITIDDRTGLADGAVFIDRVTKRAHRVFADIVMLCASTIESVRLLANSGSARHPDGLANSSGLVGHYFMDQTPALLFGDTPRFRGWEDDTSAPVDAYYAAAGGLYLPMMDGFAPGSPYVGGYAVQGVLGRIPVPPGHPGAVGMMGFGEMLPHRENHITIHRRRNDAWGVPIPRIHVTLTDNERALLREQVRGMREMAENAGVRVNFAGSTLGLDSKRVFPDADPFSRAIFRASFTKSLAIGAAIHECGGARMGDDPATAVLNPFNQAWDVPNLFVTDASSYVTNGIVGPTLTIMALTARACAHVASEHAAGTLTRHRAGAVGE
- a CDS encoding C-glycoside deglycosidase beta subunit domain-containing protein, whose amino-acid sequence is MFDELMLPDQADLVGPTMGGTAAVGLRLPWYRSLPLSCVEAVAISIDDDTVDGEGMTISVGDAEHPVADLGGLAEVEWFVLDRATVRFTRPDGLQPGMHSVALTLTLRIPYAEPEYWPIDFTQTAEHSRTVEFLGKDS
- a CDS encoding sugar phosphate isomerase/epimerase family protein — protein: MTLKLGVTLYSFNVDYYTYRYSLQDCFAAAGSLGEGQGVEIVGPQMIRGFPVLTPEFEYTFRKLVDQYGLQPSAYGAYADRERFRGRLASRDEQIDYLRLQIRAAARLGFPVIRTQVAESVINDLLPYAEKYDVKMGMEIHAPMTVEALKPAIEKVQKIDSPYLGFTPDSGAFCHSPAAIYVKRFTDQGVPEQVIDHVLRGWRQRTPVEQLRQEVADLGGGALGDLMALESEVYFGHGHPQDLVPLLPHIVHAHGKFYGIDESGTDSAVRFPEIVSVLLDGGYDGFISCEYEGHHWDTELSALDQIRTVQGFLRRQIETKAAA